The window TTTTCACTTGAACCCGATTGTAATGAAAAGAGAAATAAGACAGAGGCATGGAAAAAGTGCAGGTTCTTATGGAACCATGCAATAGTGGGTTTAAGGGGAATCGAACCTTGTTCATCTAATAAGGTGATAGATTTTGATGGTGACGTCATTAGAAACAAATTCACGGATATCTGGAATAATGATTGGTATGCCGATATGCGATACCGGTTGCTTACCGGTACCCCACCTCAATATTGCAAAAACTGTACAGACCCGTCCGTAAAGGATCCGGATCATATCAGCTCATATTTTAAGGAAGAGATACTTTCTGATGCATTTGATTATGTCAGAAAAAATCCGAAACTGTCTCAAAAAAATCAATTGGAAAAGAGTGGAGTTCCTGTTCTATCAAGCAATTAGCATAAAAAGGGTGGTGACTAATGAATAAGGGAAGGGTGTTGATAATCGTTCCGTCATTCCGTGAAGAAAAAAATATATTTCACGTTATTTCGGGGCTAAGGGTGCATGTGCCCCATCTTGATATTTTAATCATTGATGATGGTTCAAAAGACAGAACCCAGGAGATCGCGGCGGATAATGGAGTTAAAGTTTTAAAGCACCCCTTCAATATGGGGTATGGCGTTGCGGTACAGACAGGGTATAAATATGCGGTAAAGCATGATTATGATATAGTAGTTCAAATTGATGGTGATGGTCAGCATGATCCGAAATTTATCACTCCGCTGATCAGGACGTTGCAGCAAAGCAGAGCGGATGTTGTTATCGGTTCCCGATTCTTAAAAGGGGGCGGATATGATGCCCCATTCATAAGAAAAGCGGGTATCAAATTTTTTTCTAAGATTGCGAGTGTTATCACAAAGCAGAAATTTACCGATTCGACATCCGGACAACAGGCCTTGAGCAGGAGAGTTTTCACCTACTTTTCCGAGCTGGACAATTTTCCCTACGATTATCCCGATGCAGATACGATTATAACCTTGTGTTTTGCCGGATTTAAGATCAAGGAAATCCCTGTCCACATGCATGACAGGATGAAGGGGAAGTCAATGATCTCGGGTATCAGGGTCATTATTTATGTCATACAGATGCTGATATCCATATTCATCATTCTCATCAGAAAGAGGAAGATAGCCAATGGCTATATACAAAGCAGCATAAACACAAGACCGGAAGTGAAAAAGAGTGTTACAAAACTTAAGATTAAACATAAAATTAAACCAAAGATTAAGTCGAAACACAGGCTGCTGCATCCTCGTGTCTCTCTCAATTAAGGGACGGATCAGAAATAAGCCTCTATTATATTCCGTCTGATGATCCGCCGGTACCCGATTGCAAATTCTAATATGGCTACCAATTATATTTTTATACAGACAATTTCAGTATTAACCTTTATGTATATCATTCGGCTTATATACACGCACAAACTGAGGATTGGTAATTCGTGGTTTCTGTTTCTCCTGGGAATGGGTTTTCTTGTATTGACAGTTTTTCCGAAAACCATAAACATCCTTGGTTACATGACAGGTTCGACTTCCTGGTTGAGCAATATACTGTTTTTTCTGATCATGTTTTTATTTATCATAATCGTCCACTGCACTCTCATGATAAAAGGACTGATCAGTCGGGTGAAAGAACTGGGGCAGCAGTTAGCACTCCTGAACTCTGAAATTGACGAGAAAAATTCATTACATAATCGAGAAACTCAATCCGCTTGATCTGCCAGTTTCACTATACTGTTTGTATTCATTTCAATTGGCACTTGATTGAGCCGTCAACTGAAGCTCCATCTCAGCATTTCATATACGTCTCTAAGGTTTTTTCCTGTCTCCAAAACAACGGTAGGTTCAAATCCGCAATGTACCATACAATTACGACAGCGGGGGTCTTTTCCGCTTTCGAATTTGTCCCAGTCTGTGGTGTCCATAAATTCCCTGAAAGTGCTGAAATGGGATTCTGTGATCATATAGCAGGGGCTTTTCCAGCCGTGATAGTTTCTCGTTGGATTACCCCATGGAGTGCACATCAGATCTCTTTCGCCTTTAAGAAATTTTAAGTAGAGGGGGGTGTTCAGAATCTTGTATTTTTTTGATAGTTCATAGATAAAACTGAATTTTCGATAGAATTCCTCTTTTTGAATAAAGATATCGTTTGTATTATCCTCAAAACTGAAACCTGGTGATACGAGTATTCCATCGATATGCATTGTTGTGAGAAGTTTAAATAACTCCTCTATTTCCCGTGGATCGGAATCTTTGTAGATTGTCGTGTTTGTGCACACGTTAAAGCCCGATTGCTTGGCTTTCTTTATAGCATCAGTTGCCTTTTGAAAAACACCTTTTGCTCCGACAATACGGTCATGAGTTTCTGAAAGTCCATCCAGATGGACGTTAATGTTCAGTCGTGAATCAGGATGGAATTTCCTGAGGGAATCGGCAAGGGTGATTCCGTTTGTGCAGAGATAAATGTGCCGTTTTTTTGAGAGAACTCCCTGTACGATCTTATCAATATCGGGGTGCAGGAGCGGTTCTCCACCCGTAATCGTAATAACGGGTGAACGGCACTCCTCTACTACGGACATGCAATCCTCAAAACTCATCATTCTATCCATAGTATCTTTAAATTCCCTTATTCTACCGCAACCTTCACATGCAAGGTTGCATTTATGGGTAATCTCAAGCATCAGCACAAGCGGAAAACGCTTGACAAATGAGAATTTGTTTTTGATGAGATATTTTACAAGAGAATAGGTTAATTTTAATGAACCTCTCATTTTTATGTTAGAGCCTGCGATAGCCTGCCCAAATGTGTCGAGCGGGGGTATGAGCTAAATTCTATGAAATAATTTGACATAAATATAGAGTTATGATAGATTTCCGAATTCAAAGAGTATTGGTTGTAAAAAGTTCAAAAACTTCTATAGTATAGAATAGTTGTCAACTGTCAAGGGAAAAGAGGGGAAGGAATGATAGCTGTCTGCTGCGCGCTGCCACAAGAACTAAACCCTCTTATATCTTGTGCGAATATTAGAAAAAAGTTTCATTTTGAAAAATCGATTTTTTATCAAGCAGATCTGAAAGGCCGGCCTGTCATTTTTGTTCAAACAGGGATTGGCAGAGAGAACGCTGTTAAAGCAACTACTCATCTTCTGCAGACCATAAATATTACTATAGTAATATCGTCCGGGGTAGCAGGAGGTATAAGGGAAGGGATCCATGTAGGTGATTTGAT is drawn from Candidatus Scalindua sp. and contains these coding sequences:
- a CDS encoding glycosyltransferase family 2 protein, encoding MNKGRVLIIVPSFREEKNIFHVISGLRVHVPHLDILIIDDGSKDRTQEIAADNGVKVLKHPFNMGYGVAVQTGYKYAVKHDYDIVVQIDGDGQHDPKFITPLIRTLQQSRADVVIGSRFLKGGGYDAPFIRKAGIKFFSKIASVITKQKFTDSTSGQQALSRRVFTYFSELDNFPYDYPDADTIITLCFAGFKIKEIPVHMHDRMKGKSMISGIRVIIYVIQMLISIFIILIRKRKIANGYIQSSINTRPEVKKSVTKLKIKHKIKPKIKSKHRLLHPRVSLN
- a CDS encoding DUF2304 domain-containing protein — encoded protein: MATNYIFIQTISVLTFMYIIRLIYTHKLRIGNSWFLFLLGMGFLVLTVFPKTINILGYMTGSTSWLSNILFFLIMFLFIIIVHCTLMIKGLISRVKELGQQLALLNSEIDEKNSLHNRETQSA
- the hpnH gene encoding adenosyl-hopene transferase HpnH; translated protein: MRGSLKLTYSLVKYLIKNKFSFVKRFPLVLMLEITHKCNLACEGCGRIREFKDTMDRMMSFEDCMSVVEECRSPVITITGGEPLLHPDIDKIVQGVLSKKRHIYLCTNGITLADSLRKFHPDSRLNINVHLDGLSETHDRIVGAKGVFQKATDAIKKAKQSGFNVCTNTTIYKDSDPREIEELFKLLTTMHIDGILVSPGFSFEDNTNDIFIQKEEFYRKFSFIYELSKKYKILNTPLYLKFLKGERDLMCTPWGNPTRNYHGWKSPCYMITESHFSTFREFMDTTDWDKFESGKDPRCRNCMVHCGFEPTVVLETGKNLRDVYEMLRWSFS